DNA from Arthrobacter sp. SLBN-112:
CCTGGTGGCGCAGGCGTCGCAGCTCCTGCGGGAGGTTGGGGTGGAGGCGCCCGAGCGAATGCTTGGTCCGCTGCTGAGGGCCACGCTGGAAAACGCACTGGCTTCGGGGGAATCGGCGCTGACCGGCCCGGTGGCCCGCGGGGACGTGGGGACGGTCCGTGCCCATGCCGAGGCTTTGCGGGAGTTCGACGGCGGCGGGCATGGCGATGTGCTCGAGGCCTACCTTGCGATGGCCAGGGCCACAGCCCTTAGGGCAGAAGGCCGGGGGCTGCTGAAACCTGACCAGCTGAAGGGGCTGCACGAGGCCCTCGATCCGAAGGAGGACTGAATGTCCATTCAACTCGTCAAAACCGTTCACGAACTGCACACGGAAAGCGCCAGGCTCCTTGGCGCCAGGCGCGGTACATCGCAGGGCCTGGTGCCTACTATGGGCGCACTGCACGAAGGCCATGCCGCTCTGGCGCGCACCGCCGTCGAGCACAACGACGTTGTAGTGGCCAGCATCTTCGTCAACCCCCTGCAGTTCGGCGATGCTGTGGACCTGGACCGCTATCCCAGGACGCTGGACGCCGACCTTGCGCTGCTGGAGGAGCAGGGTGTTGATCTGGTGTTTGCGCCGTCCGTGGAGGAGGTGTACCCCGGCGGGGAGCCCCTGGTGCGGGTTACCTCCGGCCGCCTCGGCGAAAAGTGGGAGGGTGCTTCCCGGCCCGGGCACTTCGACGGCGCCCTGACCGTTGTTGCGAAACTGCTGCATTACGGCATGCCGGCCGCTGGTCTTCCTGCCGGTTCCGCCGATGACGCTTCCCAGGCCGGCGGCTTGCCCGCGTACCGGGCCTACTTTGGGCAGAAGGACGCGCAGCAGTTGGCCCTGGTCCGGCGGATGGTTGCCGATCTGAACTTTCCGGTCGAGATCGTCGGCGTGCCCACGGTCAGGGCAGAGGACGGGCTGGCGTTGTCCAGCCGGAACCGTTTCCTGTCCGACACCGAGCGGGACGCCGCGCTGGTCCTCTCCCGGGCGCTGCGGGTGCTGGAGGAGCGGGCAAATGCCCACGAGCCGCTGGACCTGGATTCCGCGCTGGCACTGGTTGAGTCCCAACCCCTGGTTGAACTGGACTACTTCGAAGTGGTGGACCCGCTAACCCTGGAACCGCTGGCCGAGAACTGCCGGGAGACTCCTTTCCGCGGGGAGGCCCTGGCGCTGATCGCCGCCAAGGTTGGCCCGGTCCGGCTGATCGACAATATGCCGCTCAGTTCCTGACTTACCGTCCCGATTGCGGCCTGCCGTTCGGGGAATCATAGCGATCTCCTTGCATACATGCACAGCGGCCCTGGCCCAGTTGCTGGGAAGGCGCCCCCGCGCACTCAGCCGCGTGCCGCCGTCGTACGTATTCTCGACGTGCAGGTTCCCCGGCGCACGCCAAATGCGCGGTGCGAAAAGGAATCTGCGCCGCGCCAAAACATACCCGCCGCGAAAAGGAATCTGCGCAGCGCCGGAATTTATCCGCCACGGAAAATCCGCCAAAGCCGCCATGATTCGGTCTTGGTGACCCCCACCAGTGCGGTCCGCAAAAGCAGATAGTCAGCTTGCTTATTACTTTCAGCTTTCCTAGGCTGGAAAGCGTCAGGCAATCAACTCTCGAAGCGGGACCCCGCGCGCCAAAAACGCGCAACCGCAAGCATGAGGAGGAACAATGTCAGAGAACAGCATCGCAGGCAAAAAGGTGGCATTCCTGCTGACTGACGGAGTGGAGCAGGTGGAGCTCACCAGCCCCTGGCAGGCCGTGAAGGATGCCGGCGGCGAACCCACCCTGGTGGCACCCAAGAGCGGCAAGCTGCAGGGCTACAACGGTACGGAAAAGGGCGACACCTTCGACGTCGACCTCACAGTGGCTGAAGCGAATGCCTCGGACTTTGACGCCCTGGTGCTCCCCGGCGGCGTCGTCAACGCGGACCACCTGCGCGTGGACAAGGACGCCCAGAGCTTCACCCGCAGCTTCTTTGAACAGCACAAGCCTGTGGCGTCGATCTGCCACGGGCCCTGGCTGCTGATCGAGGCCGGAGTCATCAGGGGCCGCAACGTCACCTCCTACTTCACGTTGGAAACAGACCTGAAGAACGCCGGCGCCAACTGGACGGACCAGGAAGTGGTGGTGGACCAGGGCTTGGTCACCAGCCGCAACCCGGACGACCTCCCGGCCTTCAACAACAAGCTGGTGGAAGAGATCTCCGAAGGCCAGCACGCGGGCCAGACCGCCTGACCCCTAATGTTCCCTCAGGGTTGAAAAACCCGTATGGAGGAATTACTCCAGCGGGTAGAGTGTTTGCATCTGCAGCGGCGCCGTCCGTGCATCACTCATAAAACCCCTGAGGGAACACCCATGTCTACCGAGACCTCGTCCAACTCCAGCGGCCAGTCCGTCCAAACGCCCGGGCAGGAAGCCCAGCCCGCCGCACCGGAGAAGATGTCCCGGGAGTCCGTGACCATCATCAGCACGCTGCTGGTGGCGACGTTCGTGGTGATCCTTAACGAGACCATCATGAACGTCGCCCTGCAGCGGCTCATGGTGGACCTCCGTGTGGACGCTCCCACCGTCCAGTGGCTGTCCACCGGGTTCATGCTCACAATGGCCGTCGTCATCCCCACCACGGGGTTCATCCTGCAAAGCCTGTCCACGCGTGCCGTCTTCATGCTTGCCATGGGCCTGTTCGCCGGTGGAACAGCACTGGCTGCTGTGGCTCCAGGGTTCGAAGTCCTGCTGCTGGCACGCATTGTCCAGGCCGGCGGCACCGCCATCATGCTCCCGCTGCTGATGACCACCATCCTCACCCTGGTTCCGCTGGCCAAGCGCGGCGCCGTCATGGGCAATGTCAGCATCGCCATCTCGGTGGCGCCGGCCATGGGTCCCACGGTCTCCGGCCTGATCCTGGAACATTTCACCTGGCGCTTCATGTTCGTCTTCGTGCTGCCGGTGGCCCTCGCGGCGCTGGCCATTGGAGCGAAATACCTCACCAACGTGGGCGAGCCTGAAAAGGCCCGGCTGGATACACTGTCCGTCATCCTCACGGTCCCCGCATTTGGTGGCCTGGTCTACGGGCTCAGCCAGATTGGCGGCGGCCATGGCGGGCAGGCCGGTCCCAGTGCCGGCGCCATCGCAGCCCTGGTCATCGGCGTCGCAGCCCTGACAGTTTTCGTCCTCCGCCAGGTCCGGCTCCAGAAGGCAGCCGCGCCCTTGCTGGACCTGCGCGCCTTCAAGCTCCGGATGTTCACCGTCTCGGTCCTGCTGATGGTGGTGGCCATGATGGCCCTGTTCGGCGGCGTCATCCTGCTGCCGCTTTACCTCCAGGAAGTCCGTGGCCTGGGCTCGCTCGAAACCGGTCTTGCACTGCTTCCCGGCGGCCTGGCCATGGGCCTGCTCGGCCCGGTCATCGGCCGCGCGTTCGACAAGGTGGGTCCGTTGCCGCTCACCATCACCGGATCCGTCCTGATGGTGGTGGCCCTCTGGCAGTTTTCAATGCTCGACGCCGGCACCCCGGTGTGGTGGATCGTCACCTTGCACGTGGGGCTGAGTTTCGGCCTGGCGCTGCTGTTCACGCCCGCCTTCACCACCGGCCTGAACCCGCTGCCGCCGCACCTCTACTCGCACGGGTCCGCCATCATGAGCACCACCCAGCAGGTGGCCGGTGCCGCGGGAACGGCGCTCCTGGTGTCCATCTTCGCTGTGGTGAGCGCCGCCTCGGGACTCGTCGCCGGGATGAGCGCAGCCTTCCTGACGGCTACCGTCATAGCCCTTGCCGCCGTCGTACTTTCCGCGATGATGCGCAAGACCGAAGGTGCCGGCGCGGGCCACGGCGGGCACTGACCCAACTGGGTAGCACTAAGTGTCGTTTTGGAGCATCAAAACGACACTTAGCGCTACTTACTTGGGGGGTCAGCCGGCGAAGAACTCGCTCAGTTCCTTGATCAGCCTGTCCGGAGCCTTGATGGCGCCGTCGTGGCCGAGGCCGGGCAGGATGGTGTAGCTGGAGCCGGAAAGCACGTCGTGGATCTGGCCGCAGGCGATGCCGAAGTAGGCGGGGCTCTTTTCGCCCACCACGATCAGCGTCTCCAGGGGAAGCGCCTGGAACGGCTCGGCCGGCATGTCGGCGGCAATGATGGCTTTGATTTCGCGGACCCCGGTGCGCATGAGCTCGCGCTGCTGCTTGCCTTCGGTGGTTCCGGCGGTCAGTTTGTTGGCGAGGGTCAGCATGGACAGCGGCATGCGCGATGAGAAGGAACCGCCGGCTTCAAGGCCCCGCTGGATCACGGCGAGGGCGCGGTCATGGTCTCCAGCGGCGATGGCGCGCTCGTACTCTGCGATCCAGTCGGCCGTGACGCTGCCGTTCACGGAGACGGCGGGGTCATAGACGGCGAGCCGTTCCACCGGCAGTGTCCGGGCCGCGTGCAGGGCAACGGCGCCGCCGAAGCTGTGCCCAAACACATCGGTGCTGGAGGTGTGCTTCATGACCGTATCCAGGTCGCGGATGTCCACGTCCAGCGTGTAATCCTCGGGCTGCGGGGACGAGGATCCGCGCCCGCGCCGGTTGAAGGTGTGCACCGGGCGGCCCAGGGAAGCGCTCAGTTTCTGGGCGAACTTGGTGTAATCCGCAGCCGTCACCATGGAAGGCGGCACAACCACCACGCCCGAGCCCGCAGAAGCAAGGTCAGCGCCGGTGGAGAAGAGCTCCACAGTGCCGCCGTCGGGGGTCCTGATGTTCTCTCGCGTCATGCTCCGAGCCTAGCCGAGCAAGCCGGGTGGGGCATCCCGGCGGCCGGCGGCATGCAGGGTCAGGCCAGGCGGTTGATGAGGGCCTGGCTCGCCGCGTGGATGGCCGGCAGCCGGTCCCCGAGCCCGCACAGGATCAGCCCGGCGTCGGCGGCCTGCATGGCGGAGTCGGTACCGGCGGCGCCGTCCGCGCGGAGGTAGATCAGGGATTCCACCAGGCGGAAGGTGAAGTCGCCGCCGCCCGGTCCGCCCGGCGCGGCTGACAGCCCCGCGCCCAGTGCCCCGTACAACCGCCTGAGCTCCTGGCGGTGGTTGTGGAACCGGGCAAAGCGGTCGCTCCTGACCTCGGGCAGGTGGTACAGCACGCCAAGGTTCCACCGCGCGCTGCACAGCTGGGTGCCGTCATAAAGCGCGACGGCGTGAAGGCGGCTTCCAGCCGGACTTTCGGTTTCCGGGTCATCAGTGGGCAGCGCGGCCACGGCACGTGCGAACGTCAGCCCGCCGGACACCGTCCCCTCAAGCAGGTCCTCGAGGATATCGTCCTTGGTCTTGAAGTGGTGGTACAGGGACGACTGCCGGATGCCCACCGCGTCCGCGATGGACCGCGTGGAGGTGCTGGCGAAGCCCTGGGTGGTGAACAGCTCCGCCGCGGCGTCGAGGATTTCATCGCGGGCGGTGGCGCCCGGCCGCGAGGGCTGCTGGTGGCGGGGGCGGCCCGGTCCGGCGGAAGTCACGGCCCCATTCTTGCACTGCCGGGTGCGCCGAAAGTCACCGCCGGGCATTGTGAGGGGACGGAAATCTGCCCGAAACAAGATGTCTATCCGCCTTTTACAGAGGTGAAACTGTTTGGGGACATCCCGCTGGAAAACTATCAAGTGACCGGTAATCAGCAGCCTTCGGCCGAGCGCTGCAGTACCGGGAGGCTTCGCCCCCAAGATCCCTTTCCAGTTCCGGAGATTCCCGATGACATCCACCGTTCTCCCCACCGTCCACCAGGACGATGCAGACCTGACGTCCCTTGGCTACCAGCCCACCCTCCACCGAAAGCTCGGCCGCTACGCTTCCTTTGCTGCTGGCTTCTCGTTCGTTTCCATCCTCACCACCATCTTCCAGCTCTTCGCGTTCGGCTACTCGTTCGCCGGGCCGGCGTTCTTCTGGACCTGGCCGGTGGTCTTGGTGGGCCAGCTGCTGGTGGCCCTGAACTTCGCCGAACTCGCGGCCCGCTACCCCCTGTCCGGTGCCGTGTACCAGTGGGCGCGGCGCGTCGGCGGGGAAGGCGTGGGCTGGTTCGCCGGCTGGTTCATGGCAATCGCCCAGGTGGTCACCGCAGCTGCAGCGGCCATCGCCCTGCAGGTGGTCCTGCCCCAGCTCTGGGACGGGTTCCAGGTGGTGGGCGGCGACCCCGCTCTCAACACGGTGACCGGTGCTTCCAACGCAGTGGTCCTGGGCGCCGTCCTCCTGGTGGCCACCACCATCATCAACTCCCTGGGCGTGAAGCTGATGGCGCACGTCAACTCCGTGGGCGTCACCTGCGAGATCGTGGGTGTCGCGGCCGTGATCCTGGCGCTCATCAGCGCCGCCCAGCGCGGGCCGGACGTGGTTGCGGACACCACCGTGCTGCAGGGATCAGACCTGGGCGCCGTGGGAGCCTTCCTGGTCTCCGGGCTGATGGCCGCGTACGTCATGGTGGGCTTCAACTCCGCCGGCGAGCTGTCCGAGGAAACCAAGGACCCGCGCCGCACCGCACCCCGGACCATCCTCTCCGCCCTGCTCATCTCCGGCGTCGGCGGTGCGCTGATGATCATCACCGCCCTGATGGCGGCCCCGAGCCTCGACGACGGCCGCCTCGCCACCGAGGGCCTGCCGTACGTCCTCACCGCGGTCCTGGGCACCTTCTGGGGCAAGGTCCTGCTGGTGGACGTGGCCATCGCCATCTTCGTCTGCACCCTGGCGATCCAGACTGCCGGTTCCCGCCTGGTCTTCTCCATGGCCCGCGACGGCAAGCTCCCGGCGTCGGCCCTGCTCTCCTCCGTCCACCCCACCCGCGGCACGCCCATGTGGCCCTCCATCGTGATCGGGGCCCTTGCAGTTGGAGTGCTGGCCATCAACGTGGGCAACGCCGCCCTGTTCACCACCCTGTGCAGCGTCTGCATCGTGATGGTCTACCTTGCCTACCTCCTGGTCACCGTCCCGCAGTTGCTCAACCGCCTCCGCGGCGACTGGGACCGGGTGGGCCAGACCATGCCGGCAGGCCTCTTCTCCCTGGGCCGCTGGGGCCTTCCGGTCAACATCCTGGCCGTCCTTTACGGCGGCGTGATGGTCGTCAACCTGGCTTGGCCCCGGCCCGAGGTGTACGACCCCTCGGGCGAGAACGGCCTCCTCCTCTGGTCCGCGCCCCTGATGGTCACCGCCGTGCTGCTCCTGGGCCTCTGGGTCCGGAGCCGGAACCTGGCAGCCAAAGCCTGACACCACTGTCCTCACCTAACAGCAGACCCAACAGCTTCCAGAAGAACCCCAAAGACCTACAGGACTGACATGACACAGACCATCGAAACGCCCATCACAGGCACCGCCACCACAGCCGGTGCCCGGGCCCACGCCAGGGAACAGCACGGCAAAACCGCGGAGACCATGCGCTTCGTGCCGGCAGCTTCCGCACCGGCCCACCTTCTGGCCGGAATGCCCGACGGCGCGTCCCCCACATGGGCCGAATCCCTCGCCTTTGGCCGCTACACCACCATGTCCCTGGCCCGCGGCACCCGGGTCCGGCTCACGGACACCGCCGGTGACGCCTGCGTGCACACCCTCTTGTACCGCGCCGGCGCCCTTTACGAACGCCTGAACGTCGCGGACACCGTCAAGGTCCCGTGGCAGGCATATCCTGCTGCCGGGCACCCGCTGCTGTCCGATGCCGGGCGCCTGATGGCAACCATCGTGGCGGACACCTCCTCCCGGCACGACGCACTGGCCGGCGCCACCACCCTCGCCGGCAACACGGCGAAGTACGGCGCCGGCACCGCCCACAGCGCCTCCCCGGCGGCACGCGAACTGCTCACCCTGGGCGCCCTGAAGAACGGCCTGGGGCCGCGCGACGTCGCCCCGTCGCTGTCGTTCTTCAAAGGCATCGCCGTTGACCCTGCGGGCAGCATCACCTTCATGGGAAGCGCGGGGCCGGGTGCCGCCGTCGAACTCCTGCTCCAGATGGACGCCGTGCTGGTCTTCGCCAACACCGCCCACCCGCTGGACCCGCGGGCGGACTTCACCGGAACCGCCGTCGACATCGTTGCCTGGCACGCGCCGCAGGACCTCCCCGCACTGGAAGCCGGCAGCCTGGCCGGACCATTGGCCCCGGAACACCTGCAGGCCCTCCGCAACACCGAACACGACCTCGCCGCAAGGAACGCCCGATGAACACTGCAATCGAAACCAGGTCAACCCCTGACGCCGCCGACACCGCGCTCGCCCCAGGCGCCGTGGTCCTGGACGAGTTCGTGGAAGCCCGCGGCCCGTGGTCCGCCGTGGTGGCCGCCGGCGACGTGCTGACCATCGTGGACCTGGAAGGCAACCAGGCCGTGGACTGCCTGCTCTACGCCGCGGCCGACACCACCGTCCGCTACTCCGCCGCCGCCACTATCGCCTCCCAGCAGTCCATCGTCCTCACCAAAGGTTCAGCCCTGCGCGCAGACACCGGCGCTCCCCTGATGACCGTGGTGGCAGACGAAGTGGGCGTGCACGACACCATCGGCGGCGCCTGCTCCCAGGAGTCCAACACCCTCCGCTACGGCCAGCACACCCGCGAACAGCACGCCTGCGTGGAGAACTTCCTGATCGAAGGCTCCCGCTGGGGCCTGGGCAAGCGGGACATGGTGTCCAACATCAACTGGTTCATGAACGTCCCCGTGGACCCGGACGGCGCCCTGGGCATCGTGGACGGCCTGTCCGCCCCCGGCAAACGCGTTGCGCTGAAGGCCGAGGTGGACACCCTGGTGCTCGTCTCCAACTGCCCGCAGATCAACAACCCCTGCAACGGCTTCAACCCCACCCCCGTCCGCGTGATCGTCACCCGGCCGGAGGCTGCACTGTGAACAGCAAGAACGTGAACACCTTCGACACCCTCCTGATCGCCAACCGCGGTGAGATCGCCTGCCGCATCATCGAATCCGCCCGCAAGCTGGGGCTCCGGACCGTCGCCGTCTTCTCGGAGGCGGACCGCGGCGCCAAGCACGTCCGGCTCGCCGACGAAGCCGTGCTGCTGGGGCCCGCGCCGGCCAAGGAGTCCTACCTCCGGGTGGACGCAATCCTTGCCGCCGCCAAGGAAACCGGCGCGGGCGCCATCCACCCCGGCTACGGTTTCCTCTCCGAGGACGCAGCCTTCGCCGAGGCCGTGGAGGCAGCCGGCCTGGTGTTCGTGGGCCCCACCGCCGAGCAGTTGCGTATCTTCGGCACCAAGCACACAGCGCGCGAAGCCGCCCGCGCGGCCGGGGTACCCATGATCGCCGGTTCCGGGCTGCTTGAGGACGTGGACGCCGCCGTCGCGGCCTCCGCCACGATCGGCTTCCCGCTGATGCTCAAGGCCACCGGCGGGGGCGGCGGAATCGGCATGACGGTGTGCCGTTCCGAGGCCGAACTCGTGGAAAGCTTCCCCCGCGTGGCCCGCCTGGCCAGTGCCAGCTTCGGCACTGCAGGCGTTTTCGCCGAGCGTTACGTGGAGAACGCCCGGCACGTCGAGGTACAAATCTTCGGCGACGGCGAAGGCCGGGTGGTCAGCCTGGGCGACCGGGACTGCTCCCTGCAGCGCCGCCACCAGAAAGTCCTCGAGGAAGCACCCGCCCCGGACCTGCCGGCAGAGCTCCGCGAGGAACTGCACCGCAGCTCCCGCGCCCTCTGCGCCTCCCTTAACTACCGCTCCGCCGGCACCGTGGAGTTCGTCTATGACTCCGCGCGCAAGGAAGCCTCCTTCCTGGAAGTCAACGCCCGGCTCCAGGTGGAACACCCTGTCACCGAGGCCGTTACCGGCGTGGACCTGGTGGAATGGATGCTCCGCCTGGCCCAGGGCGGCAGCGAAGCCGGGGCAGTCCTGGCAGGCGTTCCGGACGCAGTGCCGGTGGCCGGGCACGCCGTGGAAGCCCGCGTTTACGCCGAGGACCCGGCACGGGGCTTCCAACCCAGCGCCGGAACCGTCACCAACGCCGCCTACCCCACGGCAGCAGAAGCCCGCGTGGACGCCTGGGTGGAAACCGGCACTGACGTCTCCACCAACTACGACCCCCTCCTGGGCAAAATCATTACCTCCGGCGCAAGCCGCACCGACGCCTTCAACCGGCTTGCCGCTGCCCTGGAAAACACCCGGATCGACGGGATCGAGACCAACCTAGGGCTGCTCCGCGCCGTGAGCGGCATGGACGTGGTCCGCGTGGTCCAGCATTCCACCAGCACCCTGGACAACGTGGGGGACCCGGAGCCGCGCATCACCGTGGGCCGCCCCGGCCTGCAGACCAGCGTGCAGGACTGGCCGGGCCGCACCGGCCTCTGGCAGATCGGTGTCCCGCCGAGCGGCCCCATGGACGATCTGTCCTTCCGGCTTGGCAACACCGCCCTGGGCAATCCGGAAGGGGCGCCGGGCCTCGAGTTCACCATGACCGGACCCAGCCTCACTTTCACGCACGCCACCACGGTCTGCGTCACCGGTGCTGAAGTCACGGTGGCAATTGACGGAACGGAGGTGCCCGCCTGGACCCCCGTGACCGTGCCGGCAGGGGGGACCCTCGACGCGGGCACAGCCGCCGGCAAGGGCCTGCGCGGCTACATCCTGTTCCAGGGCGGCCTGGACATCCCCAAGTACCTGGGCAGCGCCTCCACCTTCACCCTGGGCCAATTCGGCGGCCATGCCGGCCGGGTACTGCGCGCGGGCGACGTCCTCCGCGCTGTGAAGCAGGCCGCAGGGCAGGAAGCGCGCACGGCAGCTGTCCCCCTCGACAGCCGTCCCGCCCTTACCTCCACCTGGGACCTGGCTGTCGCTGAAGGCCCGCACGGTGCCCCGGAGTTCTTCCAGCGTGAGGATATCGAGGAGCTGTACAGCGCAGAGTACGAGGTCCACTTCAACTCCGCCCGCACCGGCGTGCGCCTCATCGGCCCCAAACCGCGCTGGGCACGGACCGACGGCGGCGAAGCAGGCCTGCACCCCTCCAACATCCACGACACCGCCTACTCGGTGGGTGCCCTGGACTTCACCGGCGACACCCCCATCCTGCTCGGCCCGGACGGACCCAGCCTGGGCGGCTTCGTTTGCCCCGTCACCGTGGTGACGGCCGAACGCTGGAAGCTCGGCCAGCTGCGCCCGGGGGACAAGGTCCGGTTCGTGCCCATCAAAGCCGGCCAGGCGCCGTCGGCCAAGGACCTGGGACCCGGCCGCCAGCTGGTCCTCCCGGGAGACGCTCAGTGGTCGTCAAACCCGTCCGTGGCAGCCACGGCGACCAGCCGCGGCTTCCGCGGGGATGGCGACGACGGCGTGCTGGGCCGGGTGCCGGAAGGTTCCGGCCGGCCCGCCGTCACCTACCGCCGCTCCGGCGATGACAACCTGCTGGTGGAATACGGCGAGATGGTGCTGGACCTGGGCCTGCGTGCCCGCGTCCACGCCCTGCACCAGCAAATCGAAGGGCTCCGGGTGCCGGGCGTCGTGGACCTGACCCCGGGGATCCGGTCGCTGCAGGTCAAGGTGGACCCGTCCGTCCTGACCACCGCACGGCTGCTGGACCTGGTCCAGGAAATCGAGGCCGCACTGCCTGCCAGTTCCGAACTGGTGGTTCCCAGCCGCACCGTCCGCCTGCCGCTGTCCTGGGACGACCCCGCCACCCGGGAGGCGATCGAACGCTACATGGCAGGAGTCCGCGACGACGCCCCCTGGTGCCCCTGGAACATCGAATTCATCCGCCGGATCAACGGCCTGGACTCCGTCAACGACGTCTTCCACACCGTCTTCAACGCCGAGTACCTGGTGCTGGGACTGGGCGACGTGTACCTGGGCGCGCCGGTGGCCACCCCGCTGGACCCGCGGCACCGCCTGGTCACCACCAAGTACAACCCGGCCCGCACGTGGACGCCGGAGAACGCGGTGGGCATCGGCGGCGCGTACATGTGCATCTACGGCATGGAAGGCCCCGGCGGCTACCAGTTCGTTGGCCGTACCACCCAGGTGTGGTCCAGGTACGCCGATTCCGCTCCGTTCGAACCCGGGTCGCCGTGGCTGCTGCGCTTCTTCGACCGGATCTCCTGGTACCCCGTTAGCCCGGAAGAGCTGCTGGACCTGCGCGCCGACATGGCCGCCGGCCGCGGCCGGGGCGTCGAGATCGAGGACGGGACCTTCTCGCTCGCCGAGCACGAGAAGTTCCTGGCGGAGAACACCGCATCCATCGAGGCGTTCCGCGAAAAGCAGGGTGCGGCCTTCTCCGTCGAGCGGCAGGCATGGGCCGACGCCGGCGAGTTCGACCGCGCGGAGGCGCTGGCCGCCGTCGTCAGTCCCGTGGTGGATGACGTGGTGGTCCCGGAGGACGGCTCGCTCGTCTCGGCGCCCTTCGCCGCGAGCGTCTGGAAGGTGGACGTGGCGGCCGGGGACCGGGTGGTGAAAGGCCAGCCGCTGGTATCGCTGGAGGCAATGAAGATGGAAACGGTCCTGGAGGCTCCCTGCGACGGCGTGGTGCTCCGCGTCCTGCCCGCGGCCGGGGGCCAGGTAGTGGCGGGCGAGGCCGTGGTGGTGCTTGGCGCAGCCGAACCTGCAGGGCTGGAAGAGCTGGAACTGGAAGAGGCAGCAGTATGAGCACGGCAAGCACCGCCAAGGCAACCGGGCGCGTAAAGGCAGCGCTCGAGGCACTTGAAACAGTGGACCGGCCGGAAATCTGGATCACGCTCCGCAGCGGGGAGGACCTCCTGGCTGAGGCGGCGTCCATCGATGCCGCCGTGGCGGCCGGCGCGGACCTTCCGCTGGCCGGGCTGCTGCTGGCCGTCAAGAACAACGTTGACGTGGCAGGCATCCCAACCACGGCCGCCTGCCCGGGCTTTGCCTACACACCGGACAAGGATGCCGAAGCGGTGGCCCGGCTCCGCGCCGCCGGCGCCCTGGTCCTGGGTGCCAGCAACCTGGACCAGTTCGCCACCGGGCTGGTGGGGACGCGCAGCCCCCACGGCGCCGTCCGCGACTCGCGCCGGCCCGAGTACATCTCCGGCGGATCCAGTTCCGGCTCCGCCGTGGCCGTGGCGCTGGGGCTGGTGGACATCGCGATCGGTACGGACACGGCAGGCTCCGGCCGCGTCCCCGCCGGGCTGC
Protein-coding regions in this window:
- the uca gene encoding urea carboxylase, whose amino-acid sequence is MNTFDTLLIANRGEIACRIIESARKLGLRTVAVFSEADRGAKHVRLADEAVLLGPAPAKESYLRVDAILAAAKETGAGAIHPGYGFLSEDAAFAEAVEAAGLVFVGPTAEQLRIFGTKHTAREAARAAGVPMIAGSGLLEDVDAAVAASATIGFPLMLKATGGGGGIGMTVCRSEAELVESFPRVARLASASFGTAGVFAERYVENARHVEVQIFGDGEGRVVSLGDRDCSLQRRHQKVLEEAPAPDLPAELREELHRSSRALCASLNYRSAGTVEFVYDSARKEASFLEVNARLQVEHPVTEAVTGVDLVEWMLRLAQGGSEAGAVLAGVPDAVPVAGHAVEARVYAEDPARGFQPSAGTVTNAAYPTAAEARVDAWVETGTDVSTNYDPLLGKIITSGASRTDAFNRLAAALENTRIDGIETNLGLLRAVSGMDVVRVVQHSTSTLDNVGDPEPRITVGRPGLQTSVQDWPGRTGLWQIGVPPSGPMDDLSFRLGNTALGNPEGAPGLEFTMTGPSLTFTHATTVCVTGAEVTVAIDGTEVPAWTPVTVPAGGTLDAGTAAGKGLRGYILFQGGLDIPKYLGSASTFTLGQFGGHAGRVLRAGDVLRAVKQAAGQEARTAAVPLDSRPALTSTWDLAVAEGPHGAPEFFQREDIEELYSAEYEVHFNSARTGVRLIGPKPRWARTDGGEAGLHPSNIHDTAYSVGALDFTGDTPILLGPDGPSLGGFVCPVTVVTAERWKLGQLRPGDKVRFVPIKAGQAPSAKDLGPGRQLVLPGDAQWSSNPSVAATATSRGFRGDGDDGVLGRVPEGSGRPAVTYRRSGDDNLLVEYGEMVLDLGLRARVHALHQQIEGLRVPGVVDLTPGIRSLQVKVDPSVLTTARLLDLVQEIEAALPASSELVVPSRTVRLPLSWDDPATREAIERYMAGVRDDAPWCPWNIEFIRRINGLDSVNDVFHTVFNAEYLVLGLGDVYLGAPVATPLDPRHRLVTTKYNPARTWTPENAVGIGGAYMCIYGMEGPGGYQFVGRTTQVWSRYADSAPFEPGSPWLLRFFDRISWYPVSPEELLDLRADMAAGRGRGVEIEDGTFSLAEHEKFLAENTASIEAFREKQGAAFSVERQAWADAGEFDRAEALAAVVSPVVDDVVVPEDGSLVSAPFAASVWKVDVAAGDRVVKGQPLVSLEAMKMETVLEAPCDGVVLRVLPAAGGQVVAGEAVVVLGAAEPAGLEELELEEAAV